From Oscillospiraceae bacterium, a single genomic window includes:
- a CDS encoding substrate-binding domain-containing protein — translation MNTLKRFWTAAAAAVTVTAILLFAALWTGRSMRSNEGTAAEPIRILCFKRADDNEADTSDVWQQIYRGLRDAIGGDTNYTISVYTYDDYLTLTDRIACALLIKPDVVLLPAGDGGSYAARFSELDALGIGYILFDGKDWPGTNRLGFITSDNWAAGYTALEVLAGCTDDPLQIGLIGTGFPSRSLRDRENSFREAAAKRKGSVIVEEVHPVNAGSLLETIEGVRALLTRSPQINALFCSDSIAGQAAAEVLREFGRTDAVHLVCFDTNEYILHAIEDGTIDATLMQRTYDMGRLCLQVLEDPAGPKEHLIDCVVITKNNLGLAR, via the coding sequence GTGAACACACTGAAACGCTTTTGGACCGCCGCCGCAGCAGCCGTCACTGTGACGGCAATCCTGTTGTTTGCCGCGCTGTGGACCGGCCGTTCCATGCGGTCAAATGAGGGAACCGCCGCGGAACCGATTCGCATCTTGTGCTTTAAGAGAGCCGACGACAACGAAGCCGATACCAGTGATGTCTGGCAGCAAATCTATCGGGGCCTGCGCGACGCGATCGGGGGCGATACCAACTACACCATCAGTGTATATACCTATGACGATTATCTCACCTTGACGGACAGGATCGCCTGCGCGCTTCTCATCAAGCCCGATGTCGTTCTTCTTCCAGCCGGCGACGGCGGTTCGTATGCCGCCCGCTTTTCCGAGCTGGATGCGCTGGGCATCGGCTATATCTTATTTGACGGGAAGGATTGGCCGGGCACCAACCGGCTTGGCTTCATCACCTCCGACAATTGGGCCGCCGGCTATACCGCCCTAGAGGTATTGGCTGGCTGTACAGATGATCCGCTCCAAATCGGGTTAATCGGCACAGGCTTTCCCTCCCGGAGCCTGCGGGACCGGGAGAACAGTTTTCGGGAAGCGGCGGCCAAACGGAAAGGCAGCGTCATCGTCGAGGAAGTGCATCCGGTGAACGCGGGGTCCCTTTTGGAAACCATAGAAGGCGTGCGCGCGCTTTTGACGCGCAGCCCGCAGATCAATGCGCTGTTTTGTTCGGACAGCATCGCCGGGCAGGCGGCCGCGGAGGTCCTGCGGGAATTCGGACGCACGGATGCGGTGCACTTGGTCTGTTTTGACACCAATGAATACATCCTCCACGCAATTGAAGATGGGACAATCGACGCCACCCTGATGCAGAGGACCTACGACATGGGGCGGCTCTGCCTGCAAGTTTTAGAGGACCCCGCAGGCCCCAAGGAGCATCTCATCGACTGCGTTGTGATCACAAAAAACAATCTGGGGTTGGCGCGATGA
- a CDS encoding sensor histidine kinase: protein MNSESTFKPLKNKLIRFCLSIFGLLLTFSVFVYGSSQRVLHKSQEMTLLNKSAATYYMGLDSIDRALYEYAHSPSEDLKLSIEAYSEILLDSAGILRQGMGDPIARDQWEIARSYVSAIRTFLENANGVSVTEMLRRYDDLHRTKMLITRLYKTFELSMETTRTENEQQVDSLTRWQRRLFFLLLILLGTLSIVYTKRFSQKLLGPVLHLSEMTAATWNTPDYQAPPLPSLPSGRQDETTILTQNYYRMLDRLSKQMAELREKARLEQQLRLEETQRAQMQKKLEHAHQRFLQSQVNPHFLFNVMSISAELAYIEGAKQTEHLLRQIAVYLRYALSKVDKIVTLNDEKQNIEAYIDIQQIRFGDRIRFAVNFAPACLNVRVPALILQPLVENSISHGVGDLRSGGKIEVSVASQNGQVTIDIADNGQGIPEEKLTKLRDRLISGLAYSDDKEIGLMNVYNRLQLFFDNKARCAIVSEPRVKTCISLTFPDTRTPRAESREGAHGSCGLSSPTMKI, encoded by the coding sequence ATGAACAGTGAGAGTACGTTTAAGCCGCTGAAAAATAAGCTGATCCGGTTCTGTCTCAGCATTTTCGGCCTGCTGCTGACATTTTCCGTGTTTGTCTACGGGAGCAGCCAACGGGTATTGCACAAAAGTCAAGAAATGACACTGCTCAACAAATCGGCCGCCACGTACTATATGGGGCTGGACTCCATTGACCGCGCCCTGTACGAATACGCGCATTCGCCCTCGGAGGATCTGAAGCTCTCCATCGAGGCGTACAGTGAGATCTTGTTGGACAGCGCAGGCATCCTGCGGCAGGGGATGGGCGATCCCATTGCGCGGGATCAGTGGGAAATCGCCCGCAGCTATGTGAGCGCCATCCGGACATTTTTGGAGAACGCCAACGGGGTTTCCGTGACGGAGATGCTGCGCCGATACGACGACCTCCACCGGACGAAAATGCTGATCACGCGGCTGTACAAGACCTTTGAGCTGTCCATGGAGACGACCCGGACCGAAAACGAACAACAGGTTGACAGCCTGACCCGCTGGCAGCGCAGACTCTTTTTTCTGCTCCTCATCCTGCTTGGAACGCTGAGCATTGTATACACAAAACGCTTTTCTCAAAAACTGCTGGGGCCGGTCCTGCACCTCTCCGAGATGACGGCGGCCACATGGAACACCCCGGATTATCAGGCCCCGCCGCTGCCCTCTCTCCCCTCGGGGCGTCAGGACGAGACCACGATATTGACACAGAATTACTACCGCATGCTGGATCGGCTCAGCAAACAGATGGCCGAGCTGCGGGAAAAGGCGCGGCTGGAGCAGCAGCTGCGCTTAGAAGAGACGCAGCGCGCACAGATGCAAAAAAAACTGGAGCACGCGCATCAGCGCTTTCTCCAGTCTCAGGTGAATCCCCATTTTTTGTTCAATGTGATGAGCATCTCGGCCGAGCTTGCCTACATCGAAGGGGCGAAGCAAACCGAACATCTGTTGAGACAGATCGCCGTATACCTGCGGTATGCCCTGTCAAAGGTGGACAAGATTGTCACTTTGAACGACGAGAAACAGAACATCGAGGCGTATATAGACATCCAGCAGATCCGGTTTGGAGACCGCATCCGGTTTGCCGTCAATTTTGCGCCCGCGTGCCTCAATGTCCGCGTGCCGGCCTTGATCCTGCAGCCGCTGGTAGAAAATTCTATCTCTCACGGTGTCGGCGACCTGCGCAGCGGCGGCAAGATCGAAGTTTCGGTGGCTTCTCAAAACGGACAAGTCACGATTGATATCGCCGACAACGGGCAGGGGATCCCGGAGGAAAAACTGACGAAGCTGCGAGACAGGCTGATAAGTGGGCTTGCGTACAGCGACGACAAAGAGATCGGGCTGATGAACGTATACAACCGTCTGCAGCTCTTCTTTGACAACAAAGCCCGCTGCGCCATTGTCAGTGAGCCGCGTGTCAAAACATGCATTTCTTTGACCTTTCCGGACACGCGAACGCCGCGCGCAGAATCGCGAGAGGGGGCACACGGCTCATGCGGATTATCATCGCCGACGATGAAGATCTGA
- a CDS encoding S-layer homology domain-containing protein — protein sequence MKKKHAVKLLSVLMAVCILVPYVSIAPAQAGDDDLSAGVTVQRDVDSPTGYTVTFVYHNAAASKVELAGQLFNFFALDDEMMEHPYTPHAWRPGLYSASPSGRIHATPSIYYAEMENIGNEYWTVTLPLPSGNYPYFFAIDGDRNTRVEDSANPRWYNPDSGLYSEFSMVYVPYDEKQGPEHDRSYVLPRDDRYKGEVVYDKYTVGAATRHILVYLPYDYDPERAEPYKTIYLTHGSGGSEMDWMTNGCAPQIMDNLIAEGRVESAVVVSLDNNNGLGRPDVVDDLVPYMEAHYHVSTLGKDRAFAGLSSGGGFTSNLYYEFPTEFGYFGVWSNGNGGKDLSELENLDFARVMGGAGVWDPQRKYYPAMNNTAQNIENFVAKLREAGLDPGHAVVPGAHDWATWPQLFRIMAEDFLSWTYAEDGTATHGVTGETVIVGPDGVAGTDDDDRVVNPTGKTLVQNAKVAFDAQSAPYVSLGNGFKLYGGEDGKIGTGDDVVADFGAYPQSDATGAVKDPVSWRLLDIKDGGATAVLISAHALNAVQFNLDAGKASNAWKDSNLRAWMNSRGGVSYNKGGAGDTVGFYDAAFSAADKEKIKLTTVKMDHSGDIKWDPNLYDTRENGYNGTTGTFPAYDRVLFAELGGSPNNETNPNSPWVLATTTGEDTQDYVYAISGEEYFAYFGPAYLAGDGWNLVNYRNGYMTATAYAIAQGSKNSNTQGMTGLADSWTRSPSSRTDFTGGGSAYGVFWSGTGSMNVGREVTNAQNGTTYGAIPMINVDLRDPAPDNFTQVDDLGADGSVTYTYIAPDLYVPRPMMTPVFYVYADEKFDTRKDAWAYITAIGLVDLANAQKGAIMVMNPVGDTWGSEDVDVYWELQDYLWFTEEWYGYDPVAYSDAYPAALAEHGTAALAKAAVMAAIGAKRGITLTYGQMQYLVAEDGGATFVSEHMTENARRIAGALLVGGTAPAGARAGDITLPAYIASSAAAVNYYKALNGAAVVDAAVNPLLPDTVTVYTNAANDLQRVVVDAAATALDADVLNRAWKAIFKRTVRQALETRLWDNINLAQTNPYGRGVLTDEVFTLMGRPVADELGLTVFDRDYNVAPAANANGGGWYEWVPSEAIAGHPGYNPGKKFVLVFSLHGGSDHPVFEAEANGWVDVAGRERFILVGPSKNDPGDPVLSNVNAGDFNAILAAVLEAYNIDESRIYVSGFSGGARSTNFNAVDNGHLLAAAAPVDPRSGGDQGFEYEQVKTLIDQMDLPYMLVQPRTQDTFGNGPLFGQGQSVQNFHSTGDKYLSRNNVDYQPAARPSALNQLNGALSLNNMTNLPAQDFETYPLWGFERKGLEIGETKHGQVYKVNSWYNAGGVPMVRFATWEDINHCHFEGYAALIWDFFKHFSRDPETREIRYSGTTEGVTVTFNAGGGVSPASARTGADGRLSALPTPVRNNDRFGGWYTAASGGELVTLDHVFTEDTTIYAHWTYAGQSSGATGTAPGALPDSALPFVDVRTGDWFYDAVAYAYRSGLVIGTSADKFSPNVRVTRAMLVTVLYRLEGEPAVSGALPFPDVKGGEWYSNAILWAGQKEIVLGYGSGAFAPNDLVSREQAVVILHRYAKAKGRDVSAPADLSPFADANSVSDWAVDAMKWAVAAGIIQGRTPLALVPKGTSTRAEVVTIFKRYSEKI from the coding sequence ATGAAAAAGAAGCATGCAGTGAAACTTCTGTCTGTCCTGATGGCGGTTTGCATTCTGGTTCCATATGTTTCGATTGCACCCGCACAGGCCGGCGACGACGACCTGTCAGCAGGCGTGACCGTCCAACGTGACGTCGATTCCCCCACAGGGTATACCGTGACATTCGTTTACCACAACGCCGCCGCGTCAAAGGTCGAGCTGGCCGGCCAGTTGTTCAACTTTTTCGCGTTGGACGACGAGATGATGGAGCACCCGTACACACCCCACGCATGGAGGCCCGGTCTGTATTCCGCATCTCCCAGCGGCAGGATCCACGCCACGCCGTCGATCTATTATGCAGAAATGGAAAATATAGGAAATGAATATTGGACGGTCACCCTCCCGCTGCCCAGCGGCAACTATCCGTATTTCTTCGCGATAGACGGGGACAGAAATACAAGGGTGGAGGACTCCGCGAATCCCCGCTGGTACAACCCGGATTCGGGCTTGTATTCGGAGTTCAGCATGGTCTATGTGCCATATGACGAAAAGCAAGGACCTGAGCATGACCGCTCCTATGTGCTTCCCAGAGACGACAGGTACAAAGGCGAGGTGGTCTATGACAAGTACACGGTCGGCGCCGCGACAAGGCACATCCTTGTGTACCTGCCGTATGATTACGATCCGGAGCGTGCGGAACCCTACAAAACCATCTATTTGACGCACGGCTCCGGCGGCAGCGAGATGGACTGGATGACCAACGGCTGTGCCCCGCAGATCATGGACAACTTGATCGCCGAAGGCCGCGTCGAATCGGCTGTCGTCGTATCCCTCGACAACAACAACGGACTGGGACGACCAGATGTGGTAGACGATCTTGTTCCTTACATGGAGGCGCATTACCATGTTTCTACGCTGGGCAAAGACCGGGCGTTTGCAGGCCTGTCTTCCGGCGGGGGGTTCACTTCGAACCTCTACTATGAATTCCCGACGGAATTTGGCTACTTCGGCGTATGGAGCAATGGCAATGGCGGCAAAGATCTGTCCGAACTGGAGAACCTCGATTTTGCCAGAGTGATGGGCGGCGCGGGCGTGTGGGATCCGCAGCGCAAATACTATCCCGCGATGAACAACACCGCGCAGAACATTGAGAATTTCGTGGCGAAGCTGCGGGAAGCGGGGCTTGACCCCGGCCACGCAGTCGTACCCGGCGCGCACGACTGGGCGACCTGGCCGCAATTGTTCCGCATCATGGCCGAGGACTTCCTCAGTTGGACGTATGCGGAAGACGGCACCGCGACCCATGGGGTCACGGGTGAAACTGTCATCGTCGGGCCCGACGGGGTGGCCGGCACAGACGACGACGACCGCGTGGTCAACCCGACGGGCAAGACGCTGGTGCAAAACGCAAAAGTCGCATTCGACGCGCAAAGCGCCCCCTATGTTTCGCTGGGCAACGGATTCAAACTCTACGGCGGCGAAGACGGCAAAATCGGCACCGGCGACGACGTGGTCGCGGACTTCGGCGCCTACCCGCAGAGCGACGCGACCGGCGCCGTGAAAGACCCCGTCAGCTGGCGCTTGCTGGACATCAAAGACGGCGGCGCGACCGCCGTGCTGATCTCCGCGCACGCGCTGAACGCCGTACAGTTCAATCTGGACGCGGGCAAGGCCAGCAACGCCTGGAAGGATTCGAACCTGCGCGCCTGGATGAACAGCCGCGGCGGCGTCTCCTACAATAAGGGCGGCGCCGGCGACACGGTGGGCTTCTACGACGCCGCCTTCAGCGCGGCGGACAAAGAGAAGATCAAGCTGACCACGGTCAAGATGGACCATTCCGGCGATATCAAGTGGGACCCCAATCTATACGACACCCGTGAGAACGGCTACAACGGCACGACAGGCACCTTCCCGGCCTACGACCGGGTGCTCTTTGCCGAGCTGGGTGGCAGCCCCAACAACGAGACAAACCCGAACAGCCCCTGGGTGCTTGCCACCACCACCGGCGAAGACACGCAGGACTATGTCTACGCCATCAGCGGGGAAGAATACTTCGCGTACTTCGGCCCCGCGTATCTGGCCGGCGACGGCTGGAACCTGGTCAACTACAGAAACGGCTACATGACAGCGACTGCCTACGCCATCGCGCAGGGCTCGAAAAACAGCAACACGCAGGGCATGACAGGCCTGGCCGACAGTTGGACCCGCTCCCCCAGCAGCCGCACCGACTTCACCGGCGGCGGTTCGGCCTACGGCGTATTCTGGAGCGGCACGGGATCCATGAACGTCGGCCGCGAGGTGACCAATGCGCAGAACGGCACGACCTACGGCGCCATCCCGATGATCAATGTGGACCTGAGAGACCCGGCGCCCGACAATTTCACGCAAGTAGACGATCTCGGCGCGGACGGCAGCGTCACATACACATACATTGCGCCCGACCTGTATGTGCCGAGGCCGATGATGACCCCCGTCTTTTATGTCTACGCGGATGAAAAGTTTGACACGCGGAAAGACGCGTGGGCGTACATCACGGCCATCGGCTTGGTCGATCTGGCCAATGCACAAAAAGGCGCGATCATGGTGATGAACCCGGTCGGAGACACCTGGGGTTCTGAGGACGTCGACGTGTATTGGGAGCTGCAGGATTACCTCTGGTTTACCGAAGAGTGGTATGGATACGACCCCGTGGCGTACAGTGACGCGTATCCGGCCGCCTTGGCCGAACACGGGACAGCGGCGCTGGCAAAGGCGGCGGTCATGGCGGCGATTGGCGCAAAGCGCGGCATTACACTCACCTACGGGCAGATGCAATATCTTGTCGCGGAGGACGGCGGCGCCACATTTGTCAGCGAACACATGACGGAGAACGCCCGGCGGATCGCCGGCGCCCTGCTTGTCGGCGGTACGGCGCCGGCAGGCGCGCGCGCGGGGGATATCACATTGCCGGCGTACATCGCAAGCTCGGCGGCGGCCGTGAACTATTACAAGGCTTTGAACGGCGCCGCCGTTGTCGATGCCGCGGTCAATCCCCTCCTGCCGGACACCGTCACGGTGTATACCAACGCCGCGAACGACTTGCAGCGGGTCGTGGTGGATGCCGCCGCCACTGCCCTCGACGCGGATGTATTGAACAGAGCCTGGAAGGCGATCTTCAAGCGGACGGTGCGCCAGGCGCTTGAGACCCGTCTGTGGGACAACATCAATCTGGCGCAAACGAATCCATACGGGCGCGGCGTACTGACCGACGAAGTGTTTACCCTGATGGGGCGTCCGGTTGCGGACGAGTTGGGTCTGACCGTATTTGACCGGGACTACAACGTCGCTCCGGCGGCCAACGCAAACGGCGGCGGCTGGTACGAGTGGGTACCCAGTGAAGCCATCGCGGGCCATCCGGGGTACAACCCCGGCAAAAAGTTCGTGCTGGTATTTTCACTGCACGGCGGGAGCGACCACCCGGTGTTCGAGGCGGAGGCCAACGGCTGGGTGGATGTGGCCGGCAGGGAGCGGTTCATTTTGGTCGGTCCCTCGAAAAACGACCCGGGCGACCCCGTGCTGTCGAATGTCAATGCGGGTGACTTCAATGCCATTTTGGCGGCAGTTTTGGAAGCATACAACATTGACGAATCCCGCATCTACGTGTCCGGGTTCTCCGGCGGCGCGAGATCCACGAATTTCAACGCGGTGGACAATGGGCACTTGTTGGCCGCAGCGGCGCCGGTCGACCCGCGGAGCGGCGGCGATCAGGGGTTTGAATACGAGCAGGTGAAGACGCTGATCGACCAGATGGACCTTCCCTACATGCTGGTGCAGCCCAGAACCCAGGACACCTTCGGCAACGGGCCGCTCTTCGGCCAAGGCCAGTCGGTTCAGAACTTCCATTCGACGGGGGACAAATACCTCAGCCGGAACAATGTGGATTACCAGCCCGCCGCCAGGCCGAGCGCCTTGAACCAGCTGAACGGCGCTCTGTCCCTGAACAACATGACGAACCTGCCCGCGCAGGACTTTGAAACGTATCCGCTCTGGGGCTTCGAGCGCAAAGGGCTGGAAATCGGCGAGACCAAACACGGGCAGGTCTACAAAGTCAACTCGTGGTACAATGCGGGCGGCGTTCCCATGGTCAGGTTCGCCACGTGGGAGGATATCAACCATTGTCACTTCGAGGGGTATGCCGCGCTCATCTGGGACTTCTTCAAACACTTCTCGCGCGACCCGGAGACCAGAGAGATCCGCTACAGCGGTACGACGGAAGGCGTGACCGTAACCTTCAACGCCGGCGGCGGCGTATCCCCGGCGAGCGCGAGGACGGGCGCCGACGGCAGACTGTCCGCCCTGCCCACGCCTGTGAGAAACAACGATCGTTTCGGCGGATGGTATACCGCGGCCAGCGGGGGCGAGTTGGTCACGCTTGATCATGTATTCACGGAAGACACCACGATTTACGCGCACTGGACATACGCGGGTCAATCATCCGGCGCAACAGGTACGGCCCCCGGCGCGCTGCCCGATTCGGCGCTGCCCTTCGTCGACGTGAGAACAGGCGACTGGTTCTATGACGCCGTGGCGTACGCGTATCGCAGCGGCCTCGTGATCGGCACCAGCGCGGACAAATTCTCCCCCAACGTCCGCGTGACGCGGGCCATGCTGGTGACCGTGCTGTATCGCTTGGAGGGCGAGCCGGCGGTGAGCGGCGCTCTCCCCTTCCCCGACGTCAAGGGCGGCGAGTGGTATTCCAACGCCATTTTGTGGGCCGGCCAGAAGGAGATTGTGCTGGGCTACGGAAGCGGCGCATTTGCGCCAAACGACTTGGTTTCCCGCGAGCAGGCTGTGGTGATCCTGCACCGTTACGCCAAAGCCAAAGGCCGGGATGTCAGCGCGCCGGCCGATTTGTCACCGTTTGCCGACGCGAACAGCGTCTCAGATTGGGCGGTGGACGCCATGAAGTGGGCCGTCGCCGCGGGGATCATCCAAGGCCGCACCCCCTTGGCGCTTGTACCAAAGGGGACATCCACCCGCGCCGAGGTCGTCACAATTTTCAAGCGGTACAGCGAGAAAATATGA
- a CDS encoding helix-turn-helix domain-containing protein, giving the protein MRIIIADDEDLTLHALRRMVLTTGREDVDLVGFARDGKELLELTVQKEPDIVITDITMPCLSGLEVVARTIELGLPILYIITSAYASFEYARTAMRLGVLDFLPKPLSPSELCHVLNSAAETIHTKTHIKRTYSCIVKEAMAFIDRQFHLPLTLDCVAAHVFLSPSYFSALFKKETGTNYIDYLTGVRVSAAKKLLKNLDLSVTQIGEHVGYKDPKQFRKQFIKLEGIAPSEYRRH; this is encoded by the coding sequence ATGCGGATTATCATCGCCGACGATGAAGATCTGACCTTACACGCGCTGAGGCGCATGGTTTTGACAACAGGCCGCGAGGACGTCGACTTGGTCGGCTTCGCCCGGGACGGCAAGGAGCTGCTGGAGTTGACCGTCCAAAAAGAGCCGGACATTGTCATCACAGACATCACCATGCCCTGTCTCAGCGGCCTTGAGGTGGTTGCGAGAACCATTGAATTGGGCCTTCCCATCCTGTACATCATCACATCGGCATACGCAAGCTTTGAATACGCCCGCACCGCGATGCGCTTGGGGGTACTGGACTTTCTCCCCAAGCCCCTCTCCCCGTCCGAGCTTTGCCATGTGCTAAATTCCGCCGCCGAGACGATCCATACCAAGACGCATATAAAACGTACCTATTCCTGCATTGTAAAAGAGGCGATGGCCTTTATCGACCGGCAATTTCATCTGCCGCTCACGCTGGACTGCGTCGCGGCACATGTGTTTTTAAGCCCCTCTTATTTCAGTGCGCTGTTTAAAAAAGAAACCGGCACAAACTACATCGATTATCTCACCGGCGTCCGCGTAAGCGCCGCAAAAAAACTGCTGAAAAATCTGGACCTCTCGGTCACGCAGATCGGCGAACACGTCGGCTACAAAGACCCCAAACAATTCAGAAAGCAATTTATCAAATTGGAGGGCATCGCACCGTCGGAATACCGCAGGCATTAA
- a CDS encoding ribonuclease J: MSEKLKIIPLGGLGEIGKNMTVYECGGDLLVVDCGVAFPDNDMFGIDLVIPDMSYLIKHKNRIRAVVITHGHEDHVGAVPFLLREIKVPIYCTPLTAGLIEIKLEESRQRREADLRTLRAGESFRAGCFSVELIRVNHSIADAVSLAITTPLGVVVHTGDFKIDSTPVGDAVIDLTRFGQLGKEGVLALLSDSTNVERPGYAMSERKVGESLDALFRGCDQRIIVTTFASNVHRIQQIIDAAARYGRKVAITGRSMENILRVAIELGYMDIPPSTIIELSQVKGMPKHKVVIVTTGSQGEPMSALYRMAISGHKHIEIVPGDRVIISASPIPGNEKTISKVINELFRKGAEVIYERLADVHVSGHACQEELKLMLALTQPKYFMPVHGEYRHLRAHAMLARQFVADPKNIFIASLGQMLTITEQSAKLGGSVPAGRVLIDGLGVGDVGSVVLRDRKLLAEDGLIVVVVTLDGEDGSVSAGPDIVSRGFIYVKESEDLMEEMKTIAVNALNQCCDQHLTDWSAIKAAIKGALSDYLYKKIKRSPMILPVIMEI, translated from the coding sequence ATGTCCGAAAAACTCAAAATCATCCCGCTGGGAGGTCTCGGTGAGATCGGGAAAAACATGACCGTCTACGAATGCGGCGGCGACCTGTTGGTGGTCGACTGCGGCGTGGCCTTCCCGGACAACGACATGTTCGGCATCGACCTTGTCATCCCCGACATGAGCTACCTCATCAAACACAAGAACCGTATCCGCGCCGTTGTCATCACCCACGGCCACGAGGACCATGTGGGCGCCGTGCCCTTTTTGCTGCGCGAGATCAAAGTGCCTATCTACTGCACGCCGCTCACGGCGGGCCTTATTGAGATCAAGCTGGAAGAGAGCCGCCAGCGCCGCGAGGCCGATCTGCGCACGCTGCGAGCGGGAGAGAGCTTCCGGGCGGGCTGCTTTTCCGTGGAGCTGATCCGCGTCAACCACTCGATCGCGGACGCCGTCTCGCTGGCCATCACCACGCCGCTGGGCGTCGTCGTCCACACCGGCGACTTCAAGATCGACTCGACGCCGGTGGGGGACGCCGTCATCGACCTGACCCGGTTCGGTCAGCTCGGCAAAGAGGGTGTGCTGGCGCTGTTGTCGGACTCCACCAATGTGGAGCGTCCCGGTTACGCCATGAGCGAGCGCAAGGTGGGCGAGTCGCTGGACGCGCTGTTTCGGGGCTGCGACCAGCGCATCATTGTGACCACGTTTGCCTCCAACGTCCACCGCATTCAACAGATCATTGACGCCGCGGCCCGGTACGGCCGTAAGGTGGCCATCACGGGCCGCAGTATGGAGAATATCCTGCGAGTGGCCATCGAGCTCGGCTACATGGATATCCCGCCCAGCACGATCATCGAGCTCTCTCAGGTCAAGGGAATGCCGAAGCACAAGGTGGTCATCGTCACGACCGGCAGCCAAGGCGAGCCCATGTCGGCGCTTTACCGCATGGCCATCTCCGGCCACAAGCACATCGAAATCGTCCCGGGCGACAGAGTCATTATCTCGGCGAGTCCGATCCCCGGCAACGAAAAGACCATCTCGAAGGTCATCAATGAGCTCTTCCGCAAGGGCGCGGAGGTCATCTACGAGCGGTTGGCCGACGTCCACGTGTCGGGCCACGCCTGTCAGGAGGAGCTCAAGCTGATGCTGGCGCTCACCCAGCCGAAGTACTTTATGCCGGTGCACGGCGAGTATCGCCACCTGCGGGCCCACGCGATGCTGGCGCGCCAGTTTGTCGCCGATCCGAAGAACATCTTCATCGCGTCGCTCGGGCAGATGCTCACGATCACCGAGCAGTCGGCCAAGCTCGGCGGCTCGGTGCCGGCGGGCCGTGTGCTGATCGATGGCCTCGGCGTCGGCGATGTGGGCAGCGTCGTGCTCCGCGACCGCAAGCTGCTCGCGGAGGACGGGCTCATTGTGGTGGTGGTGACGCTGGACGGAGAGGACGGCTCCGTCAGTGCCGGCCCGGACATCGTCTCCCGCGGGTTCATCTACGTCAAGGAGTCCGAGGACTTGATGGAGGAGATGAAGACCATCGCCGTGAACGCCCTGAACCAGTGCTGCGACCAGCACCTCACCGACTGGAGCGCCATCAAAGCCGCCATCAAAGGCGCCCTGTCGGACTACCTCTACAAAAAAATCAAACGCAGCCCCATGATCCTCCCCGTAATAATGGAAATATAA